In Candidatus Methylomirabilota bacterium, the following are encoded in one genomic region:
- a CDS encoding MFS transporter, which yields MTRAWRQLTVLSLAELGALGLWFSASAVLPALRREWALGDSGSAALTIAVQAGFIVGTLASALGNLPDVWSPRTLMTWSVVLGAAANGALALWASSLGPALLLRFVTGVSMAGAYPPAMKIMATWFREGRGLAIGILIGALTVGSATPHLIRGVTELPWRGTLGAASVLAAAAAVLVQAFVREGPYRFPAARFDLRMAFAVFRERGPRLVCFGYLGHMWELYAMWAWIGVFLAESLRVRGGGSYAGLNASGATFLVIAVGALGCWLGGVVSDRWGRTTLTMTAMAISGTCAAVTGLTFGGPPLVTLGLAAVWGIAIVADSAQFSTAITELSPPAYVGTALTTQTCVGFALTMVSIWLTPPLVRWAGWPWAFAALAIGPALGVVAMGRLRMLPDSAKLAGGPPLMVSRGQRQGPSRGPPSSYTAKGWSSRRLSSRAPCSSSHSRVDS from the coding sequence GTGACGCGCGCCTGGCGGCAGCTCACCGTCCTCTCGCTCGCCGAGCTCGGCGCGCTCGGCCTCTGGTTCAGCGCCTCCGCGGTCTTGCCCGCGCTCCGGCGCGAGTGGGCCCTCGGCGACAGCGGGAGCGCGGCGCTCACGATCGCGGTCCAGGCCGGCTTCATCGTCGGCACGCTCGCGAGCGCGCTCGGCAACCTGCCCGACGTCTGGTCGCCTCGCACGCTCATGACCTGGTCCGTCGTCCTCGGCGCGGCGGCGAACGGCGCGCTCGCGCTCTGGGCGTCGAGCCTCGGCCCCGCGCTGCTACTACGCTTCGTGACCGGCGTGAGCATGGCGGGCGCGTACCCGCCGGCGATGAAGATCATGGCGACATGGTTCCGCGAGGGCCGCGGCCTCGCGATCGGGATTCTCATCGGCGCCCTCACGGTGGGCTCGGCGACGCCTCACCTGATCCGCGGCGTGACTGAGCTGCCGTGGCGGGGAACGCTCGGCGCCGCCTCCGTGCTCGCGGCCGCCGCGGCCGTGTTGGTCCAGGCCTTTGTGCGCGAGGGGCCGTATCGGTTCCCCGCGGCGCGTTTCGACCTCAGGATGGCCTTCGCGGTCTTCAGGGAGCGCGGCCCGAGGCTCGTGTGCTTCGGCTACCTCGGCCACATGTGGGAGCTCTACGCGATGTGGGCGTGGATCGGCGTCTTCCTCGCGGAGAGCCTCCGCGTGCGGGGCGGCGGGAGCTACGCGGGACTCAACGCGAGCGGCGCCACGTTCCTGGTGATCGCGGTGGGCGCGCTCGGCTGCTGGCTGGGCGGCGTGGTCTCCGACCGCTGGGGACGGACGACGCTCACGATGACCGCGATGGCGATCTCCGGTACCTGCGCCGCGGTGACCGGACTCACGTTCGGCGGGCCGCCCCTCGTCACGCTCGGGCTCGCGGCCGTGTGGGGGATTGCGATCGTCGCCGACTCGGCCCAGTTCTCCACCGCGATCACCGAGCTCTCGCCGCCCGCCTACGTCGGCACGGCCCTGACGACCCAGACGTGCGTGGGGTTCGCGCTCACGATGGTGTCGATCTGGCTGACCCCTCCGCTCGTGCGCTGGGCTGGCTGGCCGTGGGCGTTTGCAGCTCTCGCAATCGGCCCGGCACTCGGCGTCGTCGCCATGGGCCGATTGCGGATGCTCCCGGACTCGGCGAAGCTCGCAGGGGGGCCGCCGCTGATGGTCTCGCGCGGACAGCGCCAGGGGCCATCTCGGGGCCCCCCATCGTCTTACACGGCGAAGGGCTGGAGCAGCAGGCGCCTGAGCAGCCGCGCGCCGTGCTCGTCGAGCCACTCCCGCGTGGACTCGTAG